The sequence below is a genomic window from Streptomyces sp. NBC_00582.
CCTCCTGCTGGGAGTACGACGCCACGACGCGGCCCTCGTACATCACCAGGACCCGGTCGGCGAGCCCCCGGATCTCGCTCAGCTCGGCCGAGACGAGCAGGACGGCGTGACCGGCGTCGCGGTAGGCGATCAGCTCGTCGTGGATGTTCTGGACGGCGCCGATGTCCACGCCGCGCGTCGGCTGCTCGACGAGCAGCAGCGGGGCGTCATGGGCGAGTTCCCGTCCGATCAGCAGCTTCTGCAGGTTGCCCCCGGACAGCGCGGAGGCGGGCACCTCGGTGGTCGCCGCCTTGATCCCGAACCGCTCGACCAGCCGCCGGGCGTGGGCGCGGACGGCGGCGGGCGCCAGCAGACCACGTGCGGACAGGGACGTACGGTGATGACCCATCGCCAGGTTCTCCGCGACCGTCGCCGCCGGCGCCGTACCGACCGCGTGGCGGTCCTCGGGGACGTACGCGAGGCCCTTCGCCCGGCGTTGGGCGGCCGAGGCGTGGGTGATGTCCTCGCCCCGGAGGGTGACCCGGCCCGCGCTGACCGGCCGCAGTCCGGCCAGCGCCCCGATCAGCTCGCTCTGCCCGTTGCCGGCCACGCCCGCCACACCGACGATCTCCCCGGCGCGGACACCGAGGTCCACTCCGTGGACGGAGTCCGTGGTGAGACCGGTGACGTCCAGCACCGCTTCCCCCGGAGTCCCCGGCGCGTGGATCCGGTCCAGCTCGACCGACCGGCCGGTCATCGCGGCGGCGATCTCGTCGGCCGTCGTGTCCGCGGTGACCAGCCGGGCGACGACCCGGCCGTCCCGCAGGACCGTCACCCGGTCGGAACCCTCCAGCACCTCACGCAGCTTGTGGGTGACGAGGACGACCGTACGGCCCTGCGCCGTCAGCGACGTGAGCACGGCGAACAGGGCGTCGGCCTCGGCCGGGGTGAGCACGGCCGTCGGCTCGTCGAGGATCAGGGTGCGCGCGCCCCGGTGCAGCAGCTTCAGGATC
It includes:
- a CDS encoding ABC transporter ATP-binding protein, which gives rise to MTPPPPESALAVELRGITKRFPGTLANDAVDLSVRRGEIHALMGENGAGKSTLMSVLYGMERPDAGTIRVEGRDVSFASPSAAMAAGLGMVHQSFKLFDSLTVAENVVYAAEPRRFGLVDRAAARRRVRELAEEHGLAVNPDARVGELPVGLRQRVEILKLLHRGARTLILDEPTAVLTPAEADALFAVLTSLTAQGRTVVLVTHKLREVLEGSDRVTVLRDGRVVARLVTADTTADEIAAAMTGRSVELDRIHAPGTPGEAVLDVTGLTTDSVHGVDLGVRAGEIVGVAGVAGNGQSELIGALAGLRPVSAGRVTLRGEDITHASAAQRRAKGLAYVPEDRHAVGTAPAATVAENLAMGHHRTSLSARGLLAPAAVRAHARRLVERFGIKAATTEVPASALSGGNLQKLLIGRELAHDAPLLLVEQPTRGVDIGAVQNIHDELIAYRDAGHAVLLVSAELSEIRGLADRVLVMYEGRVVASYSQQEADERTLGLAMAGAAAPAPAAETTD